A genomic segment from Helicobacter sp. NHP19-012 encodes:
- a CDS encoding ABC transporter ATP-binding protein encodes MSNPLISVENIHTAYGDRVIHRGVSFSVDKGEVMAILGGSGSGKSTLLRSMILLNKPIKGTIKLFGTDIWKLKDRERNKIFQRIGVLFQFGALYSSLTVLENVGVMLEEYSHYPQHNIIEIAKMWLERVGLNKNTYYLYPYELSGGMKKRVGLARAMATNPDILFLDEPTSGLDPYSADKFDDLIRSLKETLQLTVVMITHDLDSVKNMVDRFIMLKDGLIDFDGTLTDFIVRARTRPLEEGNLFNSTRGEKFWKGM; translated from the coding sequence ATGTCTAACCCTTTAATTTCAGTTGAAAATATCCACACCGCCTACGGGGATCGGGTGATCCATAGAGGGGTGAGCTTTAGCGTGGATAAGGGGGAGGTGATGGCGATTTTAGGGGGGAGTGGCAGCGGTAAAAGCACGCTTTTAAGGAGCATGATTTTACTCAACAAGCCCATTAAGGGCACAATTAAACTCTTTGGCACGGACATTTGGAAGCTGAAAGACAGGGAGCGCAATAAAATTTTTCAGCGCATCGGGGTATTGTTCCAATTTGGCGCGCTTTATAGCTCGCTCACGGTGTTAGAAAATGTGGGCGTGATGTTGGAGGAATACAGCCATTACCCCCAACATAATATCATCGAAATCGCTAAAATGTGGCTAGAGCGGGTGGGTTTAAACAAAAACACCTACTATCTTTACCCCTATGAGCTCAGTGGCGGGATGAAAAAGCGCGTGGGGCTGGCTCGGGCAATGGCGACCAACCCCGATATTTTATTTTTAGACGAACCCACTAGTGGGCTAGACCCCTATTCGGCAGATAAATTTGACGATTTGATCCGCTCGCTCAAAGAAACCTTACAGCTCACCGTGGTGATGATCACCCACGATTTAGACTCTGTAAAAAATATGGTGGATCGTTTCATCATGCTTAAAGACGGCTTGATCGACTTTGACGGCACACTCACAGATTTTATCGTGCGTGCCAGAACACGGCCCCTTGAAGAGGGCAATTTATTTAATTCTACAAGAGGAGAGAAGTTTTGGAAAGGCATGTGA
- a CDS encoding TonB-dependent receptor family protein has protein sequence MLRKAALLCSAALVLHAIPTKRLQKVQTTQILPHEDAPLSWQSPGVKNYLGSRTVISHKQLTQQANQSVEEALQNVPGVHIRNFTGTGAMPSFSIRGFGGGSPGHSNTGLVLVNGIPIYVAPYALIGVSIFPVTFQSVDRISVTKGGESVRYGPNAFGGVINIITKPIPAKWSNQITERTTFWGRSNGGFITSSSGPANKSLGNNFLYNTYLKTGGMFNKYVGVQAQANYITGQGFRYNSPTTIQNYMFDGIYQINESNKITAYYQYYKFFLTDPGSLAPSAYDSNRFQNNRPHNTKSGDANRWGVVYKNFFGDESKIGGDFTLTYYGHAMSRDFQFDSNYLNVNTNPSRGLVYTNDNYPGFFIVNHARHFLLNAFEPNLNLHIASKHLTQHLNFGLRFMTNDIVMAPMQSTCKTLISGKCQMPQATPLLKSSQDMDNNYTALYLSDKLEFFKGKFVLTPGLRYTFLNYDRKVPIKPDYTRLQTLKTHLSEWSPALNIGYKPLEGLLFYGNYRRSFIPPQNRMIALYSSNYNQLFDEMEFGGRYSYKDKLSFNANYFLIFAKNYYSGGYSPGPVNARSQGVELELYYSPIRGLNLHVAYTYINAVVTNNALDETKWFEGIVSHPFNIKGKQLPYVSPHQFILGATYTYKYTTIGLSSYFYSRAFSSMLNQARSQTACFPLSGAKTGGVSYGCNSVGLLPWYWVWNIQISQVFWKSGRHRIVGSLQVNNIFDMKYYFRGIGTSPTGRQPAPGRSVTAYLSYEF, from the coding sequence ATTTTGAGAAAAGCCGCCCTCTTATGCAGTGCAGCCCTCGTGTTGCACGCCATCCCTACAAAGCGCCTCCAAAAAGTCCAAACCACGCAAATTTTGCCCCACGAGGACGCCCCCTTAAGCTGGCAAAGCCCGGGGGTAAAAAACTATCTAGGTAGCCGCACGGTGATCTCGCATAAACAGCTCACACAGCAGGCAAACCAAAGCGTGGAAGAAGCCTTGCAGAATGTCCCCGGGGTGCACATCCGCAACTTCACGGGCACGGGCGCGATGCCTAGTTTTTCTATTCGTGGCTTTGGGGGGGGTAGCCCGGGGCACAGCAACACGGGGTTAGTTTTGGTCAATGGCATCCCCATTTATGTCGCCCCCTATGCGCTCATTGGAGTTTCCATTTTCCCCGTAACTTTCCAATCCGTGGATCGCATCAGTGTAACCAAAGGGGGGGAGAGCGTGCGCTATGGGCCTAATGCCTTTGGGGGGGTGATTAACATCATCACAAAGCCCATCCCCGCCAAGTGGAGCAACCAAATCACTGAGCGCACCACCTTTTGGGGACGCTCCAATGGGGGGTTCATCACTTCTAGCAGCGGTCCGGCAAATAAGAGTCTTGGCAATAACTTTTTATACAACACCTATTTAAAAACGGGGGGCATGTTTAATAAGTATGTCGGCGTGCAAGCACAGGCAAACTACATCACCGGGCAGGGTTTTCGCTACAACAGCCCCACGACCATCCAAAATTACATGTTTGATGGGATTTACCAAATCAACGAGAGCAATAAAATCACCGCCTATTACCAATACTATAAATTTTTCCTAACCGACCCCGGCTCTCTTGCCCCTAGTGCCTACGATTCTAACCGCTTTCAAAACAACCGCCCCCACAACACTAAGAGCGGAGACGCAAATCGCTGGGGCGTGGTGTATAAAAACTTCTTTGGAGACGAATCGAAAATCGGTGGCGATTTCACGCTCACTTACTATGGCCATGCCATGAGTAGAGATTTCCAATTTGACTCCAACTACCTTAATGTCAACACCAACCCCTCTAGGGGGCTGGTTTACACCAACGATAACTACCCCGGCTTTTTCATCGTCAATCACGCCCGCCACTTTCTCTTAAACGCCTTTGAGCCGAATTTAAACCTACACATCGCCTCCAAGCACCTAACCCAACACCTAAACTTCGGCTTGCGCTTCATGACCAACGACATTGTCATGGCGCCCATGCAATCCACTTGCAAGACTTTAATTAGTGGTAAGTGCCAAATGCCCCAAGCCACACCGCTATTAAAATCTAGCCAAGACATGGATAACAACTACACCGCCCTTTATTTGAGCGACAAATTAGAGTTTTTCAAGGGCAAGTTTGTGCTCACCCCGGGCCTGCGTTACACCTTTTTAAATTATGATCGTAAAGTCCCTATCAAGCCTGATTACACACGCTTGCAAACCCTAAAAACCCACCTAAGCGAGTGGAGCCCGGCGCTAAACATCGGCTACAAGCCCCTAGAGGGCTTGCTCTTTTATGGTAACTACCGCAGAAGCTTCATCCCCCCGCAAAATCGCATGATTGCCTTGTATTCAAGCAATTACAACCAACTTTTTGACGAAATGGAATTTGGCGGTCGCTACAGCTATAAAGATAAACTCAGTTTCAACGCCAACTACTTTTTAATCTTTGCCAAAAATTATTACTCAGGTGGCTATAGCCCGGGGCCCGTGAATGCTAGAAGCCAAGGCGTGGAGCTAGAGCTTTACTACTCCCCTATTAGGGGGCTAAATTTGCATGTGGCTTACACTTATATTAATGCCGTGGTTACCAACAACGCCCTAGATGAAACCAAATGGTTTGAGGGCATCGTGAGTCACCCCTTTAACATCAAGGGCAAGCAACTGCCCTATGTAAGCCCGCACCAATTCATCTTAGGGGCGACCTACACCTATAAATACACTACGATAGGGCTTTCTAGCTACTTTTACAGCCGTGCTTTTTCATCTATGCTCAATCAAGCCCGCTCCCAAACGGCGTGCTTTCCCTTAAGTGGGGCTAAAACGGGGGGCGTGAGCTATGGCTGTAACAGCGTGGGGTTACTGCCGTGGTATTGGGTGTGGAACATCCAAATTAGCCAAGTTTTTTGGAAAAGCGGACGGCATAGGATTGTAGGTAGTTTGCAAGTGAACAATATTTTTGACATGAAATACTACTTTCGGGGCATTGGCACTAGCCCCACGGGCAGACAGCCCGCCCCCGGTCGCTCGGTTACGGCGTATTTGAGCTACGAGTTTTAA
- the zapB gene encoding cell division protein ZapB produces MGAEILDKLQEKVEELILRLTLLEDENKSLRLENATLATQNEERDRQIASLYEEIAAKDKRIQDIYEIITKDS; encoded by the coding sequence ATGGGGGCTGAGATTTTAGACAAACTGCAAGAAAAAGTCGAAGAGTTGATTTTGCGCTTGACGCTTTTAGAAGACGAGAACAAGAGCCTACGGCTTGAGAACGCCACGCTCGCAACCCAAAATGAGGAACGCGACCGCCAAATTGCAAGTCTTTATGAAGAAATCGCCGCCAAAGACAAGCGCATACAAGACATTTACGAGATCATCACTAAAGATTCTTAA
- the priA gene encoding replication restart helicase PriA yields the protein MLKHYSVAVLKHKLKPLIYQSQSPLQVGDLVQVPLNGRACRGVVLSECEKPSFACKEASPTDFYLNVPQMLLLEFIATYYCSTPSLAATLFTPFSKSQKPLTPPQVSPNLSPLSPAQEQALNALKTLKSALLFGDTGSGKTHIYSHLILEKLQNNQSVVVLVPEIGLTSQTKRLLLTLFGAQVGLWHSKLSPLERKQTLAHIASGQTKIIVGTRSALFLPMPNLGLVLVDEEHDQAYKASLAPYYNARDCALYLASKLPIQVILGSATPHLRSYYRAKENHSLVRLRGRYFENPQEIIFEESKTALTPLLLNHLAQSLQAQQQSIIFLPTRASFKKLICLSCGGGVRCPFCSVNMSLHLKDKCMRCHYCQHEEQIPKICPTCKQDSLAGKRIGTQQLKSELEQLLPRARIGLLDKDHTHTNKQIQRILDNFNTHQIDILIGTQMLAKGHDYHRVSLAVVLGLDEVLNNGSYRSYEEGVALMHQIAGRSGRKEKGRVLIQSLNASFLQRYTADFEDFLKEELQMRAPCFPPLRRLAHIEFRAKELASATAHMQAGLDILKPLLEQNKGVEVLGAGQARIAKIAGQERLQILLSATSTKELHLVLSHLQEHAKGVFKIDIDPQDI from the coding sequence ATGTTAAAGCATTACAGCGTGGCGGTGCTAAAACACAAGTTAAAGCCTTTAATTTATCAAAGCCAAAGCCCCTTACAAGTGGGCGACTTGGTGCAAGTCCCCTTAAATGGGCGCGCTTGCAGGGGCGTGGTGTTAAGCGAATGTGAGAAACCTAGCTTTGCGTGTAAAGAGGCAAGCCCCACTGACTTTTATCTTAATGTCCCCCAAATGCTGCTACTAGAGTTCATCGCCACTTATTACTGCTCCACACCCTCTTTAGCTGCCACGCTTTTTACCCCCTTTAGCAAAAGCCAAAAGCCACTAACCCCTCCCCAAGTAAGCCCCAATTTAAGCCCCCTAAGCCCAGCCCAAGAGCAAGCTCTAAATGCTCTAAAAACCTTAAAAAGTGCCCTGCTCTTTGGGGACACGGGCAGCGGCAAGACGCACATTTACAGCCATTTGATTTTAGAGAAGTTGCAAAATAACCAAAGCGTGGTGGTGCTCGTGCCTGAAATTGGGCTCACTTCACAAACCAAACGGCTGCTTTTAACGCTCTTTGGCGCACAAGTGGGGCTGTGGCATAGCAAGTTAAGCCCCCTAGAGAGAAAGCAAACCCTAGCACACATTGCTAGCGGACAAACTAAAATCATAGTCGGCACAAGAAGTGCCTTGTTTTTACCCATGCCCAATTTGGGGCTAGTGCTCGTGGATGAAGAGCACGATCAAGCTTATAAGGCTAGCCTTGCCCCTTATTACAACGCTAGAGATTGTGCCTTGTATTTAGCCAGCAAACTGCCCATTCAAGTCATTTTAGGCTCGGCAACCCCACATTTACGCTCGTATTATAGAGCCAAAGAAAACCACAGCCTTGTGCGGCTAAGGGGGCGTTACTTTGAAAACCCCCAAGAAATCATCTTTGAAGAAAGCAAAACCGCCCTCACTCCGCTTTTATTAAACCATTTAGCCCAAAGTTTGCAAGCACAACAACAAAGCATTATATTTTTGCCCACAAGAGCTTCGTTTAAAAAGCTCATTTGCCTTAGCTGTGGGGGGGGCGTGCGCTGCCCCTTTTGTAGTGTAAATATGAGTTTACACCTTAAGGACAAGTGCATGCGCTGCCACTACTGCCAGCATGAAGAGCAAATCCCCAAAATCTGCCCCACTTGTAAGCAAGACAGCCTAGCGGGCAAACGCATCGGCACACAGCAATTAAAAAGCGAGTTAGAGCAACTTTTACCCCGTGCTCGCATTGGACTGCTAGATAAGGACCACACCCACACGAACAAGCAAATACAGCGCATTTTAGACAACTTCAACACCCACCAAATAGATATTTTAATCGGCACGCAAATGCTCGCCAAAGGGCATGACTACCACAGGGTGAGCTTGGCGGTGGTTTTGGGCTTGGATGAGGTGTTAAACAATGGGAGTTACCGCAGTTATGAAGAGGGAGTCGCCTTAATGCACCAAATTGCCGGGCGCAGTGGGCGCAAAGAAAAGGGGCGGGTGTTGATCCAAAGCCTCAACGCCTCTTTTTTACAACGCTACACCGCAGATTTTGAAGACTTTTTAAAAGAAGAGTTGCAAATGCGCGCCCCTTGCTTTCCCCCGCTTAGGCGTTTGGCGCACATTGAGTTTAGGGCCAAGGAGCTAGCAAGCGCCACAGCGCACATGCAAGCGGGGCTAGACATTTTAAAACCGCTCTTAGAGCAAAACAAGGGCGTGGAGGTTTTGGGCGCAGGGCAGGCGCGCATTGCCAAAATTGCCGGGCAAGAGCGTTTGCAAATCCTCTTAAGTGCCACTTCCACCAAAGAGTTACACCTTGTGTTAAGCCATTTGCAAGAGCACGCCAAGGGGGTGTTTAAAATAGACATTGACCCGCAAGACATTTAA
- a CDS encoding MlaE family lipid ABC transporter permease subunit has protein sequence MLNQSTAYIQARTLVLQGDWDFKTSARALSHLKNILKDTPPIEAIDFKEVGSLDFVFLMLLYDLLGRRKPRFLNPSAYNARVLGVVEGWVRANPSILREEHVSRVFKNPLERLGRGVASFYNTLLNTFDFCGMVIYFVGLAFVRPKSICWTPLTYHIHESGFKVLPVSILTVFVVGFAIALQGATQLQQMGFPMMSIEMTAKLALREMGPFILALVVAGRSASSFTAQIGVMKITEELDAMKTMGLNPFAFLVLPRVLALMIAMPLMVFLADVFALLGAMIAIRYQLDVGFAHYVARLHDNVGLSHFFVGLVKAPFWGFAIALVGCMRGFEVKGDTESVGKFTTISVVNALFWIIFLDAVFSVIFSKLNV, from the coding sequence TTGCTAAACCAAAGCACGGCTTATATCCAAGCCAGAACTTTAGTCTTGCAAGGAGATTGGGACTTTAAAACCTCAGCGCGTGCGCTCTCCCATTTGAAGAACATTTTAAAAGACACGCCCCCCATCGAGGCGATTGACTTTAAAGAAGTGGGGAGTTTAGACTTTGTCTTTTTGATGTTGCTTTACGACCTTTTGGGGCGGCGCAAACCTAGATTTTTAAACCCCAGTGCTTACAATGCTCGGGTGTTAGGAGTGGTGGAGGGTTGGGTTCGGGCAAACCCAAGCATTTTACGAGAGGAACATGTTTCACGGGTGTTTAAAAACCCCCTAGAGCGGTTGGGTCGGGGAGTGGCTTCTTTTTACAACACCTTGCTAAACACCTTCGATTTTTGTGGCATGGTGATTTATTTTGTAGGGTTAGCTTTTGTGCGCCCCAAGTCCATTTGCTGGACTCCGCTCACCTACCACATCCATGAGAGTGGGTTTAAGGTCTTGCCGGTGAGCATTTTAACGGTCTTTGTGGTGGGCTTTGCGATCGCACTGCAAGGGGCAACGCAATTGCAACAAATGGGTTTTCCCATGATGAGCATTGAGATGACGGCGAAATTAGCCCTTAGGGAAATGGGACCCTTTATTTTGGCGTTGGTGGTGGCGGGGCGCAGTGCTTCAAGTTTTACCGCCCAAATTGGGGTGATGAAGATCACCGAAGAGTTGGACGCAATGAAAACCATGGGGCTTAACCCCTTTGCCTTCTTGGTTTTGCCTAGAGTGCTTGCTTTGATGATTGCCATGCCCTTAATGGTTTTCTTAGCCGATGTCTTTGCCCTTTTGGGGGCGATGATTGCCATTAGGTATCAATTAGATGTGGGTTTTGCCCACTATGTCGCCCGCTTGCACGACAATGTCGGGCTTTCACATTTCTTTGTCGGGTTGGTGAAAGCCCCTTTTTGGGGCTTTGCGATCGCTTTAGTGGGCTGTATGCGAGGCTTTGAAGTGAAGGGCGATACCGAGTCTGTGGGCAAATTCACCACGATCAGCGTGGTGAATGCGCTCTTTTGGATCATTTTCTTAGATGCCGTTTTTTCAGTGATCTTTAGCAAGCTCAATGTCTAA
- a CDS encoding DUF3972 domain-containing protein, which yields MDKQPEKTWIELDEFVAVSKLPKERVLALIQDKSLESKHDAQKIWVDLHSAAQILAKRGGSKSLVAAKAGYPTLLENTPTDPIYVEKTINTILNLHDKVVGAKDETIAAYKNENTLLKEALISMQEIYDEDKKTIALLQEELDRVREEVEFMKRKYRLMWGKVTDMGNLK from the coding sequence ATGGACAAACAACCCGAGAAAACTTGGATTGAGTTAGACGAATTTGTCGCCGTGTCTAAACTGCCTAAAGAGCGGGTGTTGGCACTCATACAAGACAAGAGCCTTGAGAGCAAGCATGATGCCCAGAAAATTTGGGTAGATCTACACAGCGCAGCACAAATTTTAGCCAAAAGGGGGGGTAGTAAAAGCCTCGTGGCGGCTAAGGCAGGCTATCCCACTTTGCTAGAAAACACCCCAACAGACCCTATCTATGTGGAAAAGACCATCAACACCATTTTAAATTTGCACGATAAGGTCGTGGGGGCAAAAGATGAAACCATCGCCGCCTACAAAAACGAAAACACCCTACTCAAAGAAGCCCTGATCTCCATGCAAGAAATCTATGATGAAGACAAAAAGACCATCGCCCTATTGCAAGAGGAGTTAGATAGAGTGCGTGAGGAGGTGGAGTTTATGAAGCGCAAATACCGCCTAATGTGGGGCAAGGTGACGGACATGGGGAATTTAAAGTAA
- a CDS encoding outer membrane protein, whose amino-acid sequence MCFGVVWLTPTLQAQTDSKKFLKSLQKEARLYERLQNKQKQRRAKDGGFFGMGLGVIDIKKESKQGKSQTFPIVLSFKGGYQSYFSSFIGLRVFAALDLATSVVNWDFNKPPSNSFYGVVSAGLELPIEFSLTPSYQHFLGFYAGVGGGAVIYMDNDQFQMRNKQEIKTFGVIIQAGVALTLFSKHRIEVGFKILPTNKTLLASKRFETSQMFNVVYLYKF is encoded by the coding sequence GTGTGCTTTGGTGTTGTTTGGTTAACCCCCACCTTGCAAGCACAAACAGACTCCAAGAAATTTTTAAAATCTTTACAAAAAGAAGCGCGGCTATATGAACGCCTACAGAACAAGCAAAAGCAACGCAGAGCCAAAGACGGCGGATTTTTTGGCATGGGTCTTGGCGTGATCGATATTAAAAAAGAGAGCAAACAGGGCAAGAGCCAGACTTTCCCCATTGTGTTGAGTTTTAAGGGGGGGTATCAAAGCTACTTTTCAAGTTTCATCGGGCTTAGGGTGTTTGCGGCTTTGGATTTAGCCACTTCTGTGGTTAACTGGGATTTTAACAAACCCCCTAGCAACTCCTTTTACGGCGTGGTTTCAGCGGGCTTAGAACTCCCCATTGAGTTTAGCCTAACCCCCTCTTACCAGCACTTCTTGGGCTTTTATGCAGGCGTGGGCGGAGGGGCGGTGATCTATATGGACAACGACCAATTCCAAATGCGCAACAAGCAAGAGATCAAAACCTTTGGGGTCATCATCCAAGCGGGCGTGGCTTTAACGCTCTTTTCCAAACACCGCATTGAAGTGGGCTTTAAAATTTTGCCGACCAACAAGACCCTTTTAGCCTCTAAGCGCTTTGAAACCTCCCAAATGTTTAATGTGGTGTATCTGTATAAGTTTTAA
- a CDS encoding histidine triad nucleotide-binding protein, protein MSNVFEKIIAGEIPCQKVLENPHFLAFHDINPKAPVHVLVIPKTCVKDFNAASPELLAQMGGFILEVVEKLGIKESGYRLITNVGSDGGQEVPHLHFHILGGTKLAWPKLS, encoded by the coding sequence GTGTCTAATGTGTTTGAAAAAATCATCGCAGGAGAAATTCCTTGTCAAAAAGTCCTAGAAAACCCCCACTTCTTAGCTTTCCACGACATCAACCCCAAAGCCCCCGTTCATGTGCTGGTGATCCCCAAAACTTGCGTGAAGGATTTTAACGCCGCTAGCCCCGAGCTATTAGCGCAAATGGGTGGCTTTATCTTAGAGGTCGTGGAGAAACTAGGGATTAAGGAGAGTGGCTATCGGCTCATCACCAATGTCGGCAGCGATGGGGGGCAAGAAGTCCCCCATTTGCACTTCCATATTCTAGGCGGCACAAAACTCGCATGGCCAAAACTCTCTTAG